The DNA window TAGATTATTACTGCGTATATGATCTACATCCATCATCTGGCCCCATTTTCTGTACATCTTTTTCTTCAACAGCAGTCCCCCTACCAATAATATATTTCTCCAGCACATGCGCCGTATCAGCGCTTATATGCAGGGTTTGTTAACAAATCGCCAAACTCAGGTACAGGTAGGCAAAGTGACAGCCTACAATGTGGAGGGGCCCCTGTCTGAAATCTATAATAACTACCAACCAGAATTGGTAGCATTGGATACCTGCACTGCGTTCCAGTGTTGCAactaacatttttgttttgagttgGCACTTTTTCTGGACGCCTTTAGGAATGATTATGTCTGTTTGTGCCCCCCCCTGACTGAACCTTGGGGCAGCTATCAATCTCATTTATTCAGgtcttttttggttttaagACTGAATTTTatcgagcaattttactatccttgAATAGGTATTAGGAGGTaacactattttctatataaaatttggtatctcttggtatcttagatactagaaggtattaaattttatatagaaaacagcaATACTTCATGATATCTCCACGaagatggaaaaaatgctcaGTTTCACCAATGTTGCTGCATTTGTGTGGAATCTACTGAATTATAACCGGTGATTTACTAATGCAGCTCTAGTCAATCTGTGATGCCTGAACCTACCCGCAGGCCGCAGCCGTAGCCCGTAGGTGAAAAGGTGCGATATCGTGATCGACTTATCTTAGGCATCTTATCATATGAGGATAAGCTCCATTTGTTTCGTTTGCATCATGACACCAGAAAAGATAAGACACATATGGTTCATTGTCATGCCAGCGAGAATGAAGACAAGTAAAGCTTAACCTCACTTTCTTCTAGCTTAAGTTCGGACTGTATCGTAATACTTTGAAAAAGTTTGTACTGGCGTGAATTATGATATTACCATTTTGTgcaaatgtttttatattttttctgttttggtctaacagtttttttaatcaacgTTGCAAATGGAGAAATTGAAAAATGGGACAAATGTCAAAAAAAGCAACAGTTTGATAACAGGATGTGCTTAAGCATAGTTTCATTTATCAAACAAATTACTGTAGACTAATTTTGCATAACTATGGTTCTACATGACCTTAAAAATTTAAGCACAATGCAACACATAACAATAACTGCAAAGCGCAAACTGACTCTCCACCCCCTTTACAGTCACCTGTACACTTCAGAATGATTTGCTTTTGTCACGTatgaccaaaatacccttAAAGTAATCAAATCAAGCTTGCTCATCCCAATGTTTAGTAACATAGATCAGTGAAGGCACATAAAGTAATTGAAGACAGAGAAAATGGTAAGAGGAAAATGATCAAGCTCGAGGGGGGTTGATGAAACTTCAGAAAATTCAGATTCTGGAGACCTGGACCAACTGGCACAGGAGTACTGGACACTAACTAGCACAGGTGTTTCCATCAGTAGATGTTGGGTTGGGGGGACGGATTCTCTTCTCTGCCCGCTTTTCTCGCGAAGCAATCAAAACACAGCGCTTTCGTTTTCtcatctttcattttttttttttttgctctccttttccttttccaagAACAGCCTGGCTGATTGGGACTGATCGCTGGGTTATCGCCATTCATCTTGCCTTGTCGAGTAATCCCTCCTCTGAACCTGTCTTTGCCTCCCTCTCTGTAGTGGTTATCTGCTCATCTCCCTCCATCGATGTCAGCTCACTCCGAAGCCCTTAAGCTAATCGAGTTGTGatgtttcttgtttttgtGTGGTACACTTTCTTGGCAAATGGCAGACATCTACAGGTGGTGGCCGGCCAGTGATTTGGGATTAATTTACATGTTTATTAAGAGaagataagtttatttttcttttccgtgTGATTGTATTTCTCTGTAATGTAATTAAGCCTGCTAGTAGATTGTAATTCAATCGAATCCGCTccaatccattttttttgctaattagtctaccaaaccaactcgcaccaattattctttattagaatccaatccaaaccaatccaactttaattttagctcaacccgcaccaacccatttagttaaaatggattcaatCCACTCTTGCGGAAtggatgcaccatttgatatgtataaactcggacctaaaattttaaaactcgcgttcacactataaaagtttatcaaatttgactaaaatttggtacgatgatctgttatgtataaaagcaactttgtacaaattttggtcgatttctacatgtgcgcccacgtatgtctattatcttattcattagctatccaattaaaggatcTATTTATCCTCCatgggttaaatccatttagaacctaaaatcacctaaccaaatccagtccatacTAATAcatttgtctctataacccaatccaatccagactatttgaagttacaatccatttgcacccaaccaaacacaattcaaattaaaaccaaccaatttaacatattttcatccaacccattagcaggcctaAATGTAATGTCATGgttttttctatagttatcTTGGAGTTGCTTAATGAACTGGAAATCATGGTAGCCATGgaagtcgtcgtcgccgtccctgtattacaatttctttttctacggTAATCCGTTGACGTCTCTTGCCGATGgtacattttatatttttatatactgaAACGTTAGACGAATCAGTGGTTCGTCCATTTGTGTTTACATTATGTTAAAACAGTTGAAAACGTGTGTACTACGTGCTCCGGTTGCTGTAAAAAATATCTTCTTTCTATAATACCGGAACACTTTATGGGGGTGATCaatggcatatttgtaaataaaaaataattcgtgaacaaaaaaaatttatacacatattattagcgatctaaaagttaatgctagaaaataaacttcggtgaaaagtctctaaaattaactccaaatttaagattaaaaattcaaattttaacttataagtataaaaaaaaagcaaaaatacaATTCAGTCGGAGGCGGCAATCAGAAACCTATCAGTCTCACCACATGTATTACTGTGCTGAACTGCTGGTGTGACGTGGATTTTCTCTGTTCTCTCCTTAATTACCGGGGGagatttattttgattgaagAACAATCAGACCGTGTAATTTTATGCAGCGATGGGGACAAAAATATCTGCATTTGACAGCCCTGAGTACAATGGTGGACACACAGATATCGACACTGCTGAGCAGATTATTAATGCCTAAGTATCGCATAAGAGCGGTaaaatagcagactataagccagctataaatatattttaaagagataacaGAGGAGAGATAAGagtagtgagctactaatttgtaggcAGCTGCAGCATGTGCTTCATAAcacagtatatatatgacatgtgagaccatgtattaatgttttgtagataattattataagaattggctattagattgtcTATAGATGAATCAGAGTGAgtagttgactatattattgaacttgctctaaacatTGGCCTTATTATTTCCTGGTTTAGAATTCAGTCGTGTAATCAAAGTCTTCTCAAGCTCAACGTTTGAAAACATGAAGCATATCACATACTATGTGCTTAATGAACAAGGATTCATATGCTGCGTGCATGTTTGAAGGTTTTTAGGTATTTGAACTATTTTTAACCGTCAAGTAAATAGACCAGCGAGCTAACTACCCTCTTTGACCATGTTCATAGCGCCTGACTCGGTAGGGTTTTCAGCTTAAAGCTTTAGTTATAAATTTCTCTCCAAATATATCAtgttaattagaaaaataatgataattgGAGTACACCGAAACACGAGTGTAACAAAGTTTCTAATGTTCTTACCTATTCTTTTAACAATATGATAATCTTAAACCTTAGGACCAGCATTTTTAAGAGAGAGATTATGCTTAGACAAGGGACTATTTTATTGATACTCCTAATTTTAAGTTAGAATACACGATCAAACAGAAGGgactgttttttattttcctacaTACCTAtgttaatagataaaaaaaatttggataaattttcTAGCTTTGTGGACCAGTTACAACAAGTTTGTGTAAAGTACTCAATCGGTTCCAAAATACAAAGAATTGAACGTAGATAAACAGACAACGTTATACTTGGAATGAAGTTAATAACAAGTTCAAAAAAACACTTTGGGTACCCACTCTATTTtttctgtatttattttatttgacgatgctaattttagaaatatgtttaatcattttacttatttaatttttttacacgctaaaaatttatttaatgataatatTTATCACGGTTAAATAAGACACCATTAATTTTGTTGTACATGTGTGACCaattgtcttattaaaataatatgtattactatttgttttgttgtggtTGAATTTatcactaaatttattttaatttttcatatatttatatcaaaagtttaaataaaacCGATCGTTAAACATATACGGAGGAAGTAGCTTAAGAGTCAACCCcatcaaatatgaaaaatcgGAGAGAGTTAGCACGAGAAGCCTAAACATAGTAAAACTACCAAGGCCTTATAAAATCATTGCCTCAGTTTTACCACCACCATGTGTAAATTGGTTTGGAGGTGGCCTGGCCCCACTGTCAGTGTGAGCCGAAATTCTCAAGTCTCAACTTCCCAGCGCACTCTCCcgggaagaagaggaaaaacaAGTTACCTACCCCGCCGGCCACCGAACCCGCAGGACAGGAGGAgaccgagcgccgccgcgcccgcgcccgcgcccaccTCCGCCTTCCgctcccaccaccacccttCCCACTGTTCACTTGACTTGTTTGTTACCGCGCGCGCTGCTCCCTTTTTTtacccgccgcgccgcacgcacgcacgcacgcccatcacgcgcgcgcgcggtgaAGGGCAAGCCAGCCGGGCATATAAGCCCCGCATCCTCCACCTCATCCTTCcccccctcttcctcctcctcctcctctcgcgccgccgccgccgccgccgtcggctggAGATCGGTAGGTGAGCTGCCACGCGTGTCGACGAgatcccgccgccgtcgacgtggGGGGAGGGAGGCAGGGAGGAGCGACTGACTGGAGCGGCGAAGTGGAAGTAGAAGCTAGCTGGGCATGGCGTCGGGACGGTACATGGCGtactcgccctcgccctccaCCACCCCGCACTCCCCGCGCATCTCCGGCCTCCGCGcgtcctccgccgtcgccgaccagGAGAAGTAAGCGGAAGCATCGTGCGCTCCCTTTTTTCGCGCGTGTGTATCCGTATCCGTGTAGAGGGATTGgggaagagcagcagcagcagccgccgccgcctttggaggcgtgcggctcggctcCCGATCGTGCCAGAGAGGGTAGATTCGCCCCGCTCCAGCGTGGATTCTGTGCACTCTGAGATTCACCCCCAAGGTTTTTGCGGCGTGAATCTGATGTCGGGTTTAAGGAATTTTAGCATCGGATCTGATTCTCCGAAACGAGATCTCCTTGCTGTAGTAGTTCCGCTTCATTTTGACTGTGTTCAACAAGTGGGCTGCTCGATTCAGCGGTTGCTGAGTTGGGCGATGATTTTGCTTACTTCCTGTACTTATTTAGGTGGATTTGGGGCCAGGTCACCTGTTTTTGCTATGTTGTGATAGAGGAGATCACAGCTGGTTACAAAAAGGTGATTGCATCACAAGAGTGATGAATGATGAGTTCGTGCTGCCCACTGTAGGTACCTATCGGATCTGCTTGCCGAGCGACACAAGCTGAGCCCGTTCATCCCAGTGCTCCCTAATAGTGTACGGCTGCTGAATCAAGGTGAGCTCTCATGTACCCATTCCATCTGATACATCTGAGCTTATGAGTGGCAGAAAACTGGTTGATTGCTATTCCCATACTCGTGGAATATTCTGTTGAGATATGGGAATCTTTGACTCTTGCTGTAGCTTGTGCACATCTTTGTTCGCTTCATTATGCAAACTCAtctttgtatttttctctATCAGACTGGCCAAGCATGGCCTGTCAATTTCATAATGCTTTGATTTCTTATGGGTGGGTCTTCTTTTACCTCAACAAAGAAGGTTGTCTTCAACTGCAACTAGGATGTGTAAGATGAGTAGCTGTCAGTTTTGAGACTGCCAGGCAATCCCTACTTGCTATACTGCCAGGCAATCCCTACTTGCTAATCATCAATCAAGTTTTGCTCCCTTTCTTTCTGTTGTAATTTTGACTCTTGTATCAACCTTCCCCTGCCACACATTGGCCTCAACTCCCTAAGCTCACTGTGTACACAGCCTACTTGTTTAGCTTGGCCCCGGATACCTTCTCTAACTTTGTCCAGGGATTGCTGGACTAGGGTTGCTTTTGAGCTCGTTTAGGGAAGCTCAAGGAACATGTTATTTAATATAACTGATTTCTGCCTCATATTGAGACAATGCCAAATGCTTTTTCAGATATCTAGATCTGGATTGTTCAATGTGAGATAGGTATGGAGTTTAGTTTGCGATTTTTGACTACATGGTTCAAATTCTATCCTGTTTTGGTTGAAGTTAGGATGTTAAGATGGTATTTTGAGTGTACCACAGCATGCATACTGCTGACAGGCTTCATAAGCTCATAGCTTTGTCCAAACACCCCTAAGCTCAAGCTTGGTTtgaattacaaaaatatgtaGCAGTAAATCTCTCACGATGAACATGGATGGCATGTGTCATGGGTCCTGGGTTATATGCATGATACATCTCCTCCTAATAGGGACCATCTGTGTTTGAGTagaatataaatttgatcTCCACTAGACAAACTCCAACTTATTGGGATGAAAGCCAGCTTTCTTGCATCTTTGCTTGTGAATGGACAGATAAATTTGCAAATCACGTTGATAATTCTTATATGATATGTTGAACATATATTTTGGTGTTTCTTTCATTTGTATGTTTTAATGTATaccttttgtttgttttcaatatttttttctctgatcTAAGTATTTCTTCTGCCACTCAATCTTTCTTTTACGTTGTGCATGatgataatttgttttatttgcatAACTTCTcagcataaaatttttagagctatacAACTAACTATCTATGGATTTGCAGTCTGACACTGTTATGactgtttattttctagtgtaaagcGGCAAAAGTTAAATGATTTTAAACTAACCCATCAGGTATATCTATGCATTTACTAATCACTAATTCTAACTGCTAACTTTCTATATCTTGTGCTTGAAATTGCAATGTTGGAGCAGAAATTTTACGTGTTTCCACACTATTGGAGAACGCGTCCCTTTTAAATCAAAGTGGCCTTGAACATGGTAGTCCACTAACAACTGGAGGATTATATTCAAATGGAGCAGCAACTGATATGAATGGGTGGACATCAGCATTTCAACCAGAAGTATGGATACTGACCATTTAACATAACTACTCTTCATTCCTAATTTACCATTTTAAAGCTTAGATTAGTTTTTTCTAACTGATTTTAACACTACTGAAGCTGGTCACATGCATGTTACTGCTTCGTTATGCTAACTTGCTAACCTTGTTATCCCTTCCAGGCAGTGGGTTCAAAAGATGACATTAAATCCATCTCTTTGTTGCAACTAGTGGAGTATGGATAACATGCTAACACTAATTCGCTAATTTGGTCCATAGGACGAAATTCTAACCAAGTAGTTAGTTGTCATGCTAACATCAGAGTCCACTAATTGCTCTAACCATGTTATtggatattttatatttttgggcTGCACTTCAGTCCAGTTTCAGATAATTATTCATGAGGCCTGTAAGTATCTGACTTGTTAAAATGGTGATTCCCTTACCGATCTTTATAATATAGACATAAATGAGCTATCATAAAACTATCCTTGTTGTCttatagataataaatatCTTGTCATCTTTGGGAATCTTAGCTTGTCAAATGGAATGGGTATATATGCCTAGTAGTAGTTGGCCACAATATTGTTCTTTTAAGCTTAGTCCTATAACTTTTCAGAATGCTCCTAAATCTTTTGTAGCTCGCTATGTTTTTACATTTGGCATTAAATTTCTGCATTTTCAATTGCTTCATGCACAGCTACTCAATTATTCTGTATCAATAATCCTATTTGAAAACAAGTTATAAATAATCAACCTGTGACCATTGCAGAGTTCACCATCTTATAGCTGGCTTGGAGGATCTCAAGGCAGTTCTTCTGGACTAATTGTTAAGAaaacaatgaaggttgatatCCCAGTAGACAAATATCCAACAGTAAGTGTGCTATTTTCGCAATTGCTATACTCTTGGCTATATCTTTCATGGTTTTATCCTCATGTgcacatgtttatttttctcagtTCAATTTATGCAATTGTTGTACTCTTGGCTATATCTTCCGTGGCTTCATCCTCATATGCACATGGGTTTATTTTTCTCAGTTCAATTTTGTTGGCCGCATCCTTGGTCCTAGAGGAAATTCTTTGAAGCGCGTGGAGGCAACTACTGACTGCCGTGTGCTAATAAGAGGTCGGGGAAGCATTAAAGATCCAACTCGGGTACAACTGCTGAAGTCCTTATGCTAATACACTGTGCTTCTTAATCTTGTTAGATAGGCTGGGCAATCTGCAGAGTTATGCTTTGATTATTGCATTTTGAGCAAGTTTATTGTTGAATGTTGGAATAGAGAGGAGCTATCTAAATTGTACTGTTATTCTGAATTATGATCTTTAGCCTTGATGCCTAGACTGCCTGACAAATGTttgctgtttttgtttttttttttcacatgaaaTCACTTTATTTTCCATACCTCTGGTTAGCTAATGTTTGCtgttttcagattttttttttccgcaTGAGATCAAATTTTTATGTTGTGTTTCTTGTTCGACATATTTCTTTGAGATTGAATGATCACAAATACAAATTCTCTTGAAATATAGCAAAACTGGTCCTTGATTTAGTGGCACAAAGAAACTATACCAGCCTCCCCAAAACCTGCTTGTTTCCAATGGGTACCATCTATCCTTTGGGTGCTCTTATTGCCGTTCTGCATGTTTATAACTCTTGTATTTCATTGGAATTTACCTGGTCAGTGGACACTTTGGCTAATGCATTTATGCTGAGTGCTTTGTAGGAGGAAATGATGCGAGGGAAACCAGGTTATGAACATCTGAATGAACCACTGCACATATTGGTTGAAGCAGAACTGCCTGTTGAAATTATTGATACCCGTCTGATGCAAGCCAGGGAAATCCTTGAAGATCTGCTGAAGCCTGTGGTACTGTGCTTTTGACATTTCTAAATTGATTAATTGACTTTGCAGAACGACGCCTTACATGTAATtctttattactttttttcaGGACGAGTCTCAGGACTTCTTCAAGAAGCAGCAGCTCCGGGAACTCGCGATGCTCAATGGCACACTCCGTGAAGAAGGGATGCAAAGGTCTGGTTCAGCATCCCCTTTCCACAACAACCTTGGAATGAAGAGAGCCAAGACAAGGGGGTAAATGAGCCAGTATTCATCAAGGGAGGACCAATCATCTATTCTGAGACCGATACCAAAGTATGCCTATATGGGGTTGCCTTGCTGGCCAACGGCCCAAAAACGGTCTCGCACCGCCAGCATCGGAGCGGCCCGTACTTGATAATACCATATATCTGGAGTTGTGTATCCCTGCTACCGCCTACCGTGGTCTGGTTATGGGAACAATAGGGTGTTGGGCTATATATTGGTTTGTGCATGGTTTGGTAGCTATGTGGTTTGTGTATTCCTATGAACCAGTATCTGGGGTTTTCATAGAAGGCCCTGAGCTTGTATTTGAACTTTTGAAGACTTTGATCTACGGATGCTGTTTGCGAAAACTTGGATTGGAGCGACGCTGTAACATTTTTGTGGCCGTACTGCTTATAGCACACTAATCCTTAAGCATAATTTCTTGCTTACTTACGGTATTCCTTGGCTGAACAGACGTTGTGTGATTGTCTTGCTTTTGGTACCTCAGGTTTAACTCTGAAGTATGGTTGTCtagtaaggccgcgttcggttaAAGtggaggtaagttaacttaacgtagtaatagattagtatatgattaattaattattaattattaaaaaatataaaatagattaatataatttttaaaaataacttttctatagaaattttttataaaatatacatcgtttagtaattcgggaagaagagatataagttaacttattagGATGCTGAACGCAGCCTAAGTCAGTAACCCATTTCTCTGGAAACACATGCAGAATCAGTGCTTGCACAGACAGTTTGTCTGCTCATCTGATGCAGGCTTTGCGGGAATTGCACCTAGCACTTCGGATGGTAGGGATGggcttagagcatcccaacatcttatcctccatcctagaaatagaggatgaaaagTAAAAATTAAGTTCCAGCAGAACatttatctcatcatctatttttaaatgtcatccatattaagagagagaaactctatatttagatgttctctctgaTATGTAggatgccatatatatatatagatgatctgctggagtacatagagatataaaagatgaaaatattttagatgatcatccaaatgaagatatagataatcaaatttagatgagctgttggtgaTGCTCTTGGGGCTGTCAAtgagccgagctcgagcgaGCCGACCTGTCCAGGCTCAAGCTTGACACAGGCTAGAGCCAAGCTCGAATCGAGCTAGCAAACCTTCGAGATCTTAGTCAAGTTCGGCTCGAGCTCGGTTTGAGTACATGaattttgatgatattttttaataaaaataataattttaagtcaactatattaaataaattataaataagatttaaaattaatatacaatactaaaacaaattaatttatcatttaaatatataataatttattattaatctactattttattaaaaataaaataaaaatataatatatagataagCTTGTGAGAAGCTCGAGCTCTCGCAAGCTTCAAATCAGGCTCGGGCTTTGCTCGTTAGAAGCTCGAACGGAGCGTGAAATAAGCCAAGCTCGAGCAACTTACGAGATTCGAGCCTTTTTGACAGCCTTAGATGGGTTGTGGGTTTGCTCTCATTTAACTAGAAGAATTAAACTTCGTTTTGAATGGAAACTAAAAGCTTAGTTCATTGAACTAACCCGATCCTAAATTATATATGGACCAACACACGGCTtcctgaaacagtaaaaggaACAATACATCACTAGCAGCTGCACTGCAAATGGACAGGagaaaatttctcaaaaaccAGGCTTTCTCAAAAACGCACTTACTGTGTAGCTTTATAGTATAACtatttatactccctccttcccaAGGCGGAAGGCTCAAAAACCAGGTTTCCCTCACGGACCAACCCTCTTCTGGACTTCCCTCATATCCACCTAAATGCACTTATCGTCTCATAGAAACTTTGCCGTAACAGTACGGTCATCATACAGTAACAATATAGATTATATGTAGTAACAACGTTGAAACATATGCACGAgagatctattttttaatctctttttttaataatgggGTACaaacgtttttaaaaaataatttatgagataagagagaaagttgtttaaagtttgaaatcttaagaatttctatagaaattgtaCAAGTATACACTAATGCTATGACAAATAGTTGCTCAGTAACGTTACAACTTATTGAAGCATGGTTATGTACGGGTGTCATATCTACACTATCATGTAAATTGAAGGCAAATACTAAATTAAGAATATAGTTGTTTACATGTAATAATACATTATactaatattataataaatttcagTAACATACTGTAttgctataatatatatacattgtcACTACATAATTATTACATTAACACGGGAATTGTGACCATGGCTTAGCTCGGTGCTAATAGTCTATTTTTCTTAGACCATATGTTACTGTAAAATTTATCAGTTATTACAATTTTACGGTAACATTACAATAGAAATGCATAACACACAGTGTAATAGTGTTACAATTGTATTATCAATCTTCAAAGAACAATATCTTtggtattatatattattttttaaaccgtTTTCAGCAtcatactttaaaaaaatgatttaaaaaatagattcgCCGTGACTGTTTTTTGATGTTGTTTCTACAAATTAGCCATCatgttactaaatttttagcttTCGTGTTATTTCACTATTTCAGACAGAcgaaagtggcaaaaagtaaACTACCGATGAAAGTCCACAAGCAGGTTTAATCGGTGGAGGAGCACTTTGACCGGGACAAAAGGGAGGGTTTAGGCTGACAAAAGGGGGGGTTTAGGCTTTTGGAAGGAAATGGTAGGTAGACAAGGACCTTAAGAGAAGGGAAGGTATAGAATAGTTATTCCGTAGGGGTATATATAGAGAATTTTCACATTTTGgtctttttgaaaaacttattttataaatagatccgtaaaaaaatttgttgtaTAAATAGACTTTTTGATCACACCAACGTCATTGACGTTGTCGTTATATAGGATAGTGCCAATGAcattggcgccgtcctcctACCACACTCACTCAACAAAATCATTTGGAGGACGACGCCAATCATTGGCGCCGCCAAAGACGTTGGCACGGTCAAAAAGTTCTATTtttgcaataagttttttcacgagtctatttataaaataagtttttcaaaaaggccaaaatgtcaaaatttcacgtatatatatcaaatttgcTAGTATccctataaataaaaaaacaaaaatattagaaactGAAATGGAGAGAGATAGAAAGCTAAAACATCTTGTAAACTGAAATGTATAAACTGAAATAGAGATAATAGTTACTGCCATAGAAACATTTCTTCTGGACTTCAAATTTTAAGCGGAAATTGCATTTATCTTTTCGACTTCAAAATTTGAGCAGAAATTGTCACTCAAGATGATGAACGAGTAGAAACTTGTGACCGGACATCGAATTACTCCAAATTAAGAATGTTAAAAGCCTAATTTACACCAGAGGGCACTTCCAACCTCCTAGTGTTCTCATCAGAGTTCAGACTCAGGCAACGGAACGCCCTACTAGGCTACTAGGTTTCCTTTGCTTACCAAAATTTCTCTATACAACGGTTGTAGACCATGCCTCTCACAGTTTCAGAACCTTCAATGGGTGCCTAGAATCACTTGTAGCTAAGCAGAACTGAATtaactacatgcatgaataaGCGGATGTTGGTGCTGTCTGCTGGGCTGGTGGTAGGGAGTGAGCGTAGGTGGACCAGTGTGTTGTAAACTTGCTCGAAAATTGGCTTCACATGCATGGCGATCATTGGATCGGTTGGATTTATCGCCATAGCAACATCCGTCATCCATTGAATCTTCCGTGGCGTCTCAGTAGCAATGT is part of the Oryza brachyantha chromosome 2, ObraRS2, whole genome shotgun sequence genome and encodes:
- the LOC102701977 gene encoding KH domain-containing protein At5g56140-like, which translates into the protein MASGRYMAYSPSPSTTPHSPRISGLRASSAVADQEKYLSDLLAERHKLSPFIPVLPNSVRLLNQEILRVSTLLENASLLNQSGLEHGSPLTTGGLYSNGAATDMNGWTSAFQPESSPSYSWLGGSQGSSSGLIVKKTMKVDIPVDKYPTFNFVGRILGPRGNSLKRVEATTDCRVLIRGRGSIKDPTREEMMRGKPGYEHLNEPLHILVEAELPVEIIDTRLMQAREILEDLLKPVDESQDFFKKQQLRELAMLNGTLREEGMQRSGSASPFHNNLGMKRAKTRG